Proteins encoded in a region of the Tripterygium wilfordii isolate XIE 37 chromosome 21, ASM1340144v1, whole genome shotgun sequence genome:
- the LOC119988710 gene encoding zingipain-2-like, which translates to MSTPSLLNMSIASMLLVLVFCAAQGQSRILNDAFTVTFQKLFSETRGLLSTLNDDSSIAEKFEQWMAKYGRSYRSINERVNRFYIFKDNYEYIENFNNAENKTYKLGINEFADLTHDEFLAIYANNENIPAISSPLKITSRYQSRRSLAAVPSSINWVEKGAVTPIKNQASCGSCWIFSAVAATEGIVQIKTRELKSLSEQQVLDCNGVRNGCSGGWMTEAFNYIVQNEGIANDTIYPYQGKSLTCNPTLASEIAAQISSYEELPPNNETALQEAVAQQPVSIVIDSTGDGFQFYKSGVYTGDCGTTTAHAVTAVGYGTSEDGIKYWLLKNSWGTTWGEDGYMRIQRDVSDPRGLCGIAQKSSYPVSEKQNQAEDE; encoded by the exons ATGAGTACTCCATCTCTTCTAAACATGTCCATTGCTTCCATGTTGTTGGTCTTGGTGTTCTGTGCAGCCCAAGGCCAATCCCGTATCTTGAATGATGCCTTCACCGTTACTTTCCAGAAGTTGTTTTCTGAAACTCGAGGTCTGCTCTCGACCTTGAACGATGACTCCTCCATTGCTGAAAAGTTTGAGCAATGGATGGCCAAGTACGGTCGCTCTTACAGGAGCATTAATGAGAGGGTGAACCGATTCTATATATTCAAGGACAACTACGAGTACATCGAAAACTTCAACAATGCCGAGAACAAGACTTACAAGTTGGGTATCAATGAATTTGCAGACTTAACTCATGATGAATTTTTGGCCATATATGCCAATAATGAGAACATCCCAGCCATCTCTAGCCCATTGAAAATAACCTCTAGGTACCAAAGCCGGCGAAGCCTTGCGGCTGTTCCATCAAGCATAAATTGGGTGGAAAAAGGAGCAGTAACCCCCATAAAGAACCAAGCTTCATGTG GATCTTGCTGGATATTTTCGGCAGTTGCAGCCACAGAAGGGATTGTACAGATCAAAACTAGGGAATTAAAGTCTCTATCAGAGCAACAAGTACTTGATTGTAACGGCGTGCGTAACGGCTGCAGTGGTGGATGGATGACTGAAGCATTTAATTACATTGTACAAAACGAAGGCATCGCAAATGATACAATTTACCCATACCAGGGGAAAAGCTTAACTTGTAACCCAACCTTGGCCTCAGAAATCGCTGCCCAAATTAGTAGTTATGAAGAATTGCCTCCCAACAACGAGACAGCGCTACAGGAGGCCGTAGCTCAACAACCTGTCTCAATTGTCATTGATAGTACAGGAGACGGCTTTCAGTTCTACAAAAGCGGGGTTTACACTGGAGATTGTGGCACTACAACGGCCCATGCTGTTACCGCAGTTGGATATGGTACTAGTGAGGATGGGATTAAGTATTGGCTGCTAAAAAATTCGTGGGGCACGACTTGGGGTGAAGACGGATACATGAGGATTCAGAGGGATGTATCAGATCCTCGAGGTCTTTGCGGAATTGCCCAAAAGTCTTCCTATCCTGTTTCTgagaaacaaaatcaagcaGAAGATGAATAG